A stretch of the Solanum dulcamara chromosome 6, daSolDulc1.2, whole genome shotgun sequence genome encodes the following:
- the LOC129892452 gene encoding receptor-like serine/threonine-protein kinase At1g78530 gives MGNSKTIALYVTICVVSFVISKIIMAILCYRRWKRNRMVVEDSLSGGKLVLFKSPKMNTLKSNVFLKRTMKLTNKDIIGSGGYGTVYKLTINESISFAVKRLNRISAEQDRGFERELEAMGDIKHRNIVILHGYYSTTQYNLLIYELMTNGSLDELLHGKSAARKVLDWPSRYKIAVGAARGLSYLHHDCIPHIIHRDIKSSNILLDHNMEARVSDFGLATLMDPDKTHVSTLVAGTFGYLAPEYFDTGKATIKGDVYSFGVVLLELLTGKKPTDEAFLEEGTKLVTWVKTVVQEKREEYVLDKNLEEFPIDEINHVFNIALMCLEADPCNRPTMAEVVLVLEQIKINALA, from the exons ATGGGAAATTCTAAAACTATTGCACTCTATGTAACAATATGTGTGGTTTCTTTTGTTATCTCGAAGATTATTATGGCAATCCTCTGTTACCGTAGATGGAAGAGAAATCGAATGGTTGTTGAAGACAGCTTATCTG GTGGAAAGCTAGTGCTGTTTAAGTCACCGAAAATGAACACGTTGAAGTCCAACGTGTTCTTGAAGAGGACCATGAAGCTGACCAACAAAGATATTATAGGATCAGGAGGCTATGGAACAGTCTATAAACTGACAATTAACGAATCAATTTCTTTCGCGGTAAAGAGGTTAAACAGAATAAGCGCAGAACAAGACCGAGGTTTTGAAAGAGAGTTGGAGGCAATGGGGGACATAAAGCATCGAAATATAGTTATACTTCATGGATACTACAGTACAACTCAGTATAACCTTCTGATATATGAGCTTATGACTAATGGAAGTTTAGATGAATTACTTCATG GAAAATCGGCTGCCAGGAAGGTTTTGGATTGGCCTTCAAGATACAAAATAGCAGTAGGAGCTGCAAGAGGATTATCATATCTGCATCACGATTGCATCCCTCACATTATCCACAGAGATATTAAGTCGAGCAATATCTTGTTGGATCATAATATGGAGGCTCGAGTATCTGATTTTGGACTAGCCACCCTGATGGATCCAGATAAGACACACGTTTCAACTTTGGTAGCTGGAACTTTTGGATATTTGGCTCCTG AATATTTTGACACCGGAAAAGCAACAATAAAAGGAGATGTTTACAGCTTTGGGGTCGTCTTACTGGAGCTTCTAACTGGGAAAAAGCCAACAGATGAAGCATTTTTGGAGGAAGGGACCAAGCTTGTAACTTGG GTGAAGACAGTTGTTcaagagaaaagagaagagtATGTACTTGACAAAAACTTAGAAGAGTTTCCCATAGATGAAATTAACCATGTATTTAACATTGCATTGATGTGCCTTGAGGCAGATCCATGTAATAGACCGACCATGGCTGAAGTCGTTTTAGTGCTTGAGCAAATAAAGATAAATGCTTTGGCATGA
- the LOC129892453 gene encoding fatty-acid-binding protein 3, chloroplastic, translated as MAAVGAISVPFWISTSTPTKIIASNTKSRISYPFKLSRNGIYPLSTFEKNGQHEQNFTLKAASSSSVGSAEYTEEPATKVKFQRSLSLPGCSNLLSLLGTGYREKVFAIIGVKVYAAGLYVNDSVFSRLDAWQGHSAADIQQDPSLFNKIFEADLEKSLLIVLVRDIDGKTFWDALDEAISPRIKSPTADDKSALSTFRGVFQGKPLKKETSIFLTWVDPTKMLVSLSFDGMPSSVDATIESPNVASALFDVFLGGDPVSPSLKGSVAKGLEATLK; from the exons ATGGCAGCAGTTGGAGCCATTTCAGTACCATTCTGGAtttcaacatcaacacccaCAAAGATCATTGCTTCTAATACCAAATCCAGAATTTCTTATCCTTTTAAACTTTCAAGAAATGGTATTTATCCCTTATCCACATTTGAGAAAAATGGCCAACATGAACAAAATTTCACACTAAAAGCTGCTTCTTCCTCTTCAG TTGGAAGTGCAGAATACACAGAAGAACCAGCAACTAAGGTGAAGTTTCAAAGATCATTGAGCCTACCTGGTTGCTCTAATTTATTGTCATTGCTTGGAACTG GATACAGGGAAAAGGTTTTTGCAATTATTGGTGTCAAGGTCTATGCTGCAGGCCTCTATGTTAATGACTCCGTCTTTAGTAGATTAGATGCCTGGCAAGGACATTCTGCTGCAGATATTCAGCAGGATCCTTCCTTGTTCAACAAGATCTTTGAAG CCGATCTGGAGAAATCTTTACTTATTGTGCTGGTCAGAGATATTGATGGTAAAACTTTCTGGGATGCCTTAGATGAAGCCATTTCTCCTAGAATCAAATCCCCTACTGCCGATGATAAATCTGCTCTTTCCACGTTCCGTGGTGTCTTTCAAGGGAAACCTCTTAAGAAAGAAACTTCCATATTCTTGACTTGGGTTGACCCAACCAAAATGCTT GTTTCACTCTCTTTTGATGGGATGCCTTCCTCGGTTGATGCTACTATTGAGTCACCAAATGTTGCATCAGCTCTCTTCGACGTATTTCTTGGAGGTGATCCAGTTTCTCCTTCACTGAAAGGATCAGTTGCCAAAGGATTGGAAGCTACACTCAAGTGA